A region of the Ranitomeya imitator isolate aRanImi1 chromosome 10, aRanImi1.pri, whole genome shotgun sequence genome:
tacagcctttgaatcagagatcttcagagaattctgtaatatgtatggttgcaaaaagatccggacgtcggcctatcatccacaaacaaacggcttatgcgagaagatgaaccatattgtaatagacctactaaagactttacctgagacagaaaggaatcaatggccagagaaattgcctgacttggtggatctgtataatcatgtcccggtgagctccaccaactgcaccccagcttaccttatgcgtgcaagacccggccaattaccaatcgatctagaaatgggaattctgaaaccagacgcagaagttcaagactccaattgggatatcatacggcaaaagcagtatcgccaagtgcaagagagtgtggaaagaagccttcagcaaactagagaaagacaagagtgaactttcaaccagaatgctctagcgaccccattaagaccgggtgaccaagtgctcaagagaaatcgtcgaaccaataaactggacaatcagtgggaagccgtaccctacacagttttaccaacaagagtggataatcctaaaatgtgtctcattagcaaaaacggaggcttaacatctgtactagtgtcaagagacaatcttaaattatgtccggaagcattgaaagagccagacgttgtccagccagaaccagaagttattcaacccatacaggttcaaccagtaaaggaaaaagaagaggaagtgtatcacacctgtataggagactttcccaaaaccctactaacataccatggtgcagtagtggttcccatggtggccttttacccaacaccgaacccaataccagaagtcccaagacaggaagaggctgaccccgtactacaggaggttccaggccaggaagaacagattcctggtcagagtaatcccattcacggtggacttgccaactccatagtcgtggaattatctttagcagagcgggcagatactacatccgcagtagacagtagtacaccacatgaagagacaccgctattacgtagatcacagcgtaatacccagggtcaattaccggccaggtatgcagattaccaactataaagctcataatgtgaattgtatatatgttatgccgtatatagttaaacagaaagtgtagtatagtcattgttatcagtctgcaatgtttaagcccagtacctacagagacttgtctgtatgaacttattgcatattcttgaactttttatcagcccggaggcactaaatcaaagctccggaaagactgctttttgaactttgctttttgctctttttgaactttctttagactttatattggcaactccgttggaaaaatggaactaaattcctggacacaaagtgcagtgcctttcctagtaccttcaaggataggactgtattaatggacgctatttgaagtgactttttacagaactctatttttgtttctttgagtgatttttgtaacttttcatttttaagactctgtacatattaattgttatttcaaaatgttattgtcccacagtcccggagtactgttcttaactaagggggaatgtggcacccctaggggtatttgccacaaaaatagttactgacaataaatacaaatactgagctagcaaaactgcactaccacctccggccagaagggggagctccagagactccccttgatccattctggtctgagagaagaaatggcagttgggccaaggagctgaaagtgagaggtcatacagttgaatctctaacagccctgtgactgttaccaggcctaaatcaccggcctgaggagaagagggatagagaaaagggacattgtgagaaccgggtagcattaatcactacccagaacaggcgcaaagacggataccggatccgtggctgtattcattacatataatacagcaaccggaaaaacgtgaggcgatatcagcttcactagggccggacgcagcaacagacacagagttcagcggtactcccggagggggtaagccgataataagactcgggttgcccgtcgaaccaggacccggaggggacagattgggctggcagccagttcacatacagcagcagggccacacagaaattgcgcacaataagaggcgaagaccccggcagggtcaaagtaactcagagttcccatacagactccggtgacaggactggttgtaaatccttttatgttaaagtaaactggttaaacgtttcagtgcctcagcctttcatttggacaatagccatctatccaggatcgggatcgtcaccgctgggagaacctgctgctgatcaagtaagtgcctgtcccctcacgataccccttacactgtgcattgcctgaggccacagcaccgggtcaagccacccgtgacatccccctcaagagacagactccattggtccggtgctgggtatcccggtctcctgggcgtcacatatcccTCTGTATATAAGGTGAAACATACGCCCTGTATCCCTCTGTATATAAGGTGAAGCATACGCCCTGTATCCCTCTGTATATAAGGTGAAACATACGCCCTGTATCCCTCTGTATATAAGGTGAAGCATACGCCCTGTATCCCTCTGTATATAAGGTGAAGCATACGCCCTGTATCCGGCTGTATATAAGGTGAAGCATACGCCCTGTATCCCTCTGTATATAAGGTGAAGCATACGCCCTGTATCCCTCTGTATATAAGGTGAAGCATACGCCCTGTATCCCTCTGTATATAAGGTGAAGTATGCGCCCTGTATCCCTCTGTATATAAGGTGAAGCATACGCCCTGTATCCCTCTGTATATAAGATGAAGCATACGCCCTGTATCCGGCTGTATATAAGGTGAAGCATACACCCTGTATCCGGCTGTATATAAGGTGAAACATACGCCCTGTATCCCTCTGTATATAAGGTGAAGCATACGCCCTGTATCCCTCTGTATATAAGGTGAAACATACGCCCTGTATCCGGCTGTATATAAGGTGAAGCATACGCCCTGTATCCCTCTGTATATAAGGTGAAACATATGCCCTGTATCCCTCTGTATATAAGGTGAAGCATACGCCCTGTATCCCTCTGTATATAAGATGAAGCATACGCCCTGTATCCGGCTGTATATAAGGTGAAGCATACGCCCTGTATCCCTCTGTATATAAGGTGAAGTATACGCCCTGTATCCCTCTGTATATAAGGTGAAACATACGCCCTGTATCCCTCTGTATATAAGGTGAAACATACGCCCTGTATCCCTCTGTATATAAGGTGAAACATACGCCCTGTATCCCTCTGTATATAAGGTGAAACATACGCCCTGTATCCCTCTGTATATAAGGTGAAGCATACGCCCTGTATCCCTCTGTATATAAGATGAAGCATACGCCCTGTATCCCTCTGTATATAAGATGAAGCATACGCCCTGTATCCCTCTGTATATAAGGTGAAACATACGCCCTGTATCCCTCTGTATATAAGGTGAAGCATACGCCCTGTATCCGGCTGTATACAAGGTGAAGCATACGCCCTGTATCCCTCTGTATATAAGGTGAAACATACGCACCTGGATCCCTCTGTATATAAGGTGAAGTATACGCCCTGTATCTGGCTGTATATAAGGTGAAGCATACGGCCTGTATCCCTCTGTATATAAGGTGAAGCATACGCCCTGTATCTGGCTGTATATAAGGTGAAGTATACGCCCTGTATCCGGCTGTATATAAAGTGAAGCATACGCCCTGTATCCCTCTGTATATAAGGTGAAGCATACGCCCTGTATCTGGCTGTATATAAGGTGAAGCATACGCCCTGTATCCCGCTATATATAAGGTGAAGTATACGCCCTGTATCCCGCTGTATATAAGGTGAAGCATACGCCCTGTATCCGGCTGTATATAAGGTGAAACATACGCCCTGTATCCCTCTGTATATAAGGTGAAGCATACGCCCTGTATCCCTCTGTATATAAGGTGAAGCATACGCCCTGTATTCCTCTGTATATAAGGTGAAGCATACGCCCTGTATCCCTCTGTATATAAGGTGAAGCATACGCCCTGTATCCCTCTGTATATAAGGTGAAGCATACGCCCTGTATCCCTCTGTATATAAGGTGAAGCATACGCCTTGTATCCTGCTTACAATCTTTGAGatatatcactcccatcatccacaaTCTGCAGTTTCTCAAAAATAGGTTTTATAAAAGGTCAAATCCGTTTGTACCTTTTACATGAAAGAAACAAAAGCTTCCCGGGAGCGCCGTCCTAGAAACTCCTGTAAGCAGCTGTGTGAATGCGGATCAGAGGCGGACGGGTAAGAAAGATCCAATTAAGACAGTTCCTGTGGGAGACGCTAAATGAGAGCAGAAATGGCTTCCGGCACTTTCCTATCCACTGACTAATTTAACGCTGAACCTGAAAGACAAAATCCGGGAGTCAGAGGTGACCGAGAGCCTTCACCTATGACAGAGATGAGAACATGCGGAGAAGATCCCAGAGGATCCTAATAGATCCCACAAATTACCCTGTGAGCAGCATATTTGTATTTGTACATTCCCAGTGGAGCATTGCACGGCCTAGAAGTCTCCTTACACCGACCGCCATGTCACTCTCCACAGACCCTTAGACTCCTGTCAGAGGCATCTCATACAGCCCAATCACATCTTCTGctgtgcactgatgaggggcagtgccCCAGAAACATGTCTGTAAatggagattctggtttggcttttatcctaagtcatgcgaCATGGCTTGTTAAAGGGCCGATATTCAGGTTGCGCTAGAGGTCCAGTCCtctcctcctccaggctcctctgtcggcctcctcctcctccaggctcctctgtcggcctcctcctcctccaggctcctctgtcggcctcctcctcctccaggctcctctgtcggcctcctcctcctccaggctcctctgtcgtcttcctcctcctccaggctcctctgtcgtcttcgtcctcctcctcctccaggctcctctgtcgtcgtcctcctcctccaggctcctctgtcgtcgtcctcctcctcctccaggctcctctgtcgtcGTCGTCCTCCTGCTCCCGGACACGGATCCCGACGCTCCCGGACACGGCGACCGACGCTCCCGGACACGGCGACCGACGCTCCCGGACACGGCGACCGACGCTCCTGGACACGGATCCTGGACACGGATCCCGACGCTCCCGGACACGGATCCCGACGCTCCCGGACACGGATCCCGACGCTCCCGGACACGGATCCCGACGCTCCCGGACACGGATCCCGACGCTCCCGGACACGGCGACCGACGCTCCCGGACACGGATCCCGACGCTCCCGGACACGGATCCCGACGCTCCCGGACACGGCGACCGACGGATCCTCTTTCACGTTCGCACAGTCTGGCTCACTCTTTCTTGCACTAGGACAATGAGGTCTCATTGCTGTGTGTCAGATGTGAAGCTGAAAAGCAAACATGTAAATGAGGGTCCAGGCTGGTAGAAGCGGGGGGCACCACTGTCAATAGCTCATTATCCGGCCAGGGCCCCTCATTCTCAATACCATCATTGTGGCTGGAGACACAGCCGGCGCTCCGCACACTGGGACAACACTACTCCAATGTGAAGCCGGCCATGGAGCGATCCGGGGGGCTTATGAGAATTACGGGGGGTTATTGTCTCTCTCACATTGCTGAACATTTACTAGTTTCCTTCTGAGAGGGATTTCTCAGGCTCTTCACATCTGAAGGCTGGTCAGACTCATTATTATACATCTCTGCGCTGTTGTCACGGGATTGTATAGTAACACAATGCAGAGTGctggctgagccttgtagttcggaTGCCCGAGAGCCGCCCTCGTATTATATACTGATGACTCCTGTAATGTAAGAGACTTATTAATTATTCACAGCCGTCATCAATTCCCAGCCCAGGGGTCAGCAGTGTACGTACCCAAACCTCTGCTGGGAAAGGCAGGAGGGACACGCACACGTAGGGCAAGGTCATGTACCAGGGGCTGATGGCCAGGTGCCCACCGCCGACACCCCAAATGCCCACGACCTTCCACTTTAACAAGTCGGATCACAAGCTGCACAATGTTCTCTATCGTACAGGAGCCAATCTTCAATATCGGATAGGAAACTTTCACAAAGTATTATACAGATATTTTGATACGGATTGGCACAGTAAGTATCACAGCTTCATCAGGTCTAACATTATTCAGCTTTCTGTCTGGACAGGATGTAagatatgggaaaatgatatcTAACTGATATCAGATGATGGAATTCCCTATCAGATACAGTTTGGCCCAAAATCCTTGCTCCCAAACTCAGCCGCCACCTTTGGCATTCCCCCCCAGGCCAAAAGGGAAGTCAAATACACATCAAACATTGGGACCTCATATCCAGGGAAGGCACTTGTCTTGGACAGTGCAGACCAATGGGTTTTTTTTAATTAGCTCAAACAAAAAGGCCTTTGAAACTCTCCCCGGGGGGCCAAAAGGCATAGGCCCTGTGTCCCCCAGGACCAAGTCCAGCAATTATCACAGGGGAGTGAACTCTTGTGCAGTTACCGGCCCACTGGCTTCCTTTGATGGACTCAGGCTGACATATTGGCACCGCAGATTCCACGCTCAACAGCACAAGGCCCTGAGATATTGAATCTAGAAAATTGGCTACaataaaagaatgcaatatctATGAACCTAGCCGAGCACATACCGGTAATCGGAATCTGCATTTCTTTCCCCACAAGCCCATACCATGCAGCCACATCTAGAACTCTGcgttattgagttataaagcatagctaccagaaATTAAATACGGTAGCTGTATTTggtctccctgaacaaataaaatccagcagaacccagtaACGCCGCCACCGACCCACTTAGAGCTTTGGGTGGAAAGTTATGGATATCCATAGGGGTTGGCACAGCGTGTGGGAGGGAGCATaataataggcagctcctcattttggactcaAGTTTCCTACTGGCAGAAGGCCCGTTAGCTGATGCAGTCAGAGAATTACgtaacaaagatttggacctgtaattcatcagcgcctccctgtggtcacatgctacataacactgtaattgtaatgtatctgtatcctacccttgtactacactccaGATTGTAAACTTGTATATGGTTCTAGCATATATATACCTCTATCTTTCTAGTGCGCCTTTCGGCGATTAAATACAAAATtagtcttgggctgctcttttttcTCGATTCACGAATCCGCACGCTCGGCTGGATATTATACGCTAcccggggttggtttctgacccgatacaaGCCTGTTGTCGGATGGGGCTgatatctaacaaggaactggtggcagcataccgtactgTGTTAGCGAAGAACTGTGACAGTGACAGCTGGGAGGCTTATATATgtatccccagcctggactggtgatatatatcccccctcactgggagcacctcagtaactcgtacctataagggaagcttCTCCGGTGACTATTTGCCGTCGGTGCGGTCccctgactgacctggggtaaGTGGTGGCGCCAGAGAGCCGATCCTTGCTGGGTCATTCTCTCCCCTCCCCAGTGAGGTCGACACACCCCATCCCCTGTACGATCCATCACACTGGACCTTTTaagtatagtggcatgtaaaagtttgggcacccctggtcacatTTACTGTTACAGTTAAGCAAGCTGAGGATGAAATGCTGTAACGCTAGGACTTATAGAGATGATTTGATGCCACTGTACACGGTGATGAATACATGACCAGGATGCATCACGTGATGGCCGGGGCGAGCAGCCGCCGGGACATCCGCTAAGATCAATGAGTGAAATGGATCCACGAGAGCAGAAATCAATATCACACATTATCCTGGAACCTCACTGATAAAACACAGGAGATTTCCCCTGATTCCAGGACTCCGTGATGGTAATTACAGGCAATTATCGGGGTCTCCACTGGGGGTTCCCCTCATTAGCAATGAGGATAGAAGGCAGCAGAGCAGATGGAGAGTCCACTCATCAATTCCCAATAAAATGGCAATAGTTAGGAGGAAAAAAAATACCGGGTAGTTCACAAGACCCCCACATAAGACAAGCCACGGGACTGGAGGACGAGCCAGCAAATTTAGGGCAGAGAGACTACCCGCACTGCATGAGGCCTAGCCATATTATGCCCTGCGCATCCCCAATGTCACCCAGAACGTACACGAGCTCGCCCCACAGCAGCCCCAGCGTCACCGACGCCATGCCGCAGAGACAGACCGGGGCCAGGGGGCCGCAGAGACAGACCGGGGCCACAGAGACAGACCGGGGCCACAGAGACAGACCGGGGCCACAGAGACAGACCGGGGCCACAGAGACAGACCGGGGCCACAGAGACAGACCGGGGCCACAGAGACAGACCGGGGCCACAGAGACAGACCGGGGCCACAGAGACAGACCGGGGCCACAGAGACAGACCGGGGCCACAGAGACAGACCGGGGCCACAGAGACAGACCGGGGCCACAGAGACAGACCGGGGCCACAGAGACAGACCGGGGCCACAGAGACAGACCGGGGCCACAGAGACAGACCGGGGCCACAGAGACAGACCGGGGCCACAGAGACAGACCGGGGCCACAGAGACAGACCGGGGCCACAGAGACAGACCGGGGCCACAGAGACAGACCGGGGCCACAGAGACAGACCGGGGCCACAGAGACAGACCGGGGCCACAGAGACAGACCGGGGCCACAGAGACAGACCGGGGCCACAGAGACAGACCGGGGCCACAGAGACAGACCGGGGCCAGGGGGCCGCAGAGACAGACCGGGGCCAGGGGGCCGCAGAGACAGACCGGGGCCACAGAGACAGACCGGGGCCACAGAGACAGACCGGGGCCACAGAGACAGACCGGGGCCACAGAGACAGACCGGGGCCACAGAGACAGACCGGGGCCACAGAGACAGACCGGGGCCACAGAGACAGACCGGGGCCACAGAGACAGACCGGGGCCACAGAGACAGACCGGGGCCACAGAGACAGACCGGGGCCACAGAGACAGACCGGGGCCACAGAGACAGACCGGGGCCACAGAGACAGACCGGGGCCACAGAGACAGACCGGGGCCACAGAGACAGACCGGGGCCACAGAGACAGACCGGGGCCACAGAGACAGACCGGGGCCACAGAGACAGACCGGGGCCACAGAGACAGACCGGGGCCACAGAGACAGACCGGGGCCACAGAGACAGACCGGGGCCACAGAGACAGACCGGGGCCACAGAGACAGACCGGGGCCACAGAGACAGACCGGGGCCACAGAGACAGACCGGGGCCG
Encoded here:
- the LOC138652274 gene encoding fibril-forming collagen alpha chain-like: MSPRTYTSSPHSSPSVTDAMPQRQTGARGPQRQTGATETDRGHRDRPGPQRQTGATETDRGHRDRPGPQRQTGATETDRGHRDRPGPQRQTGATETDRGHRDRPGPQRQTGATETDRGHRDRPGPQRQTGATETDRGHRDRPGPQRQTGATETDRGHRDRPGPQRQTGATETDRGHRDRPGPQRQTGATETDRGHRDRPGPGGRRDRPGPGGRRDRPGPQRQTGATETDRGHRDRPGPQRQTGATETDRGHRDRPGPQRQTGATETDRGHRDRPGPQRQTGATETDRGHRDRPGPQRQTGATETDRGHRDRPGPQRQTGATETDRGHRDRPGPQRQTGATETDRGHRDRPGPQRQTGATETDRGHRDRPGPQRQTGAGGPQRQTGAGGPQRQTGAAETDRGRGAAETDRGRGAAETDRGRGAAETDRGRGAAETDRGRGAAETDRGRGAAETDRVWGAAETDRGWGAAEIDRGWGAAETDRGRRQTRAGGPQRQTGATETDRGWGAAETDQGWGAAETDRGHRDRPGLGGRRDRPGLGGRRDRPGPETDQGWGAAETDRGHRDRPGLGGRRDRPGLGGRRDRPGPETDQGWGAAETDRGHRDRPGLGSRRDRPGLGGRRDRPGPQRQTGAGEPQRQTGAGGPQRQTRAGGPQRQTGAGETDRGWGAAETDRGRGAAETDRGRRDRPGLGGRRDRPGLGGRRDRPGLGGVRRYSGGFSATDPTRLSPAQFTQSHTALP